In Rickettsia endosymbiont of Gonocerus acuteangulatus, the following are encoded in one genomic region:
- the tnpA gene encoding IS200/IS605 family transposase, giving the protein MSKYIHKSHNVTVLLYHMVFPAKYRRAVFDVSVDQVLREICLEIEKRYQIKFLEIGVDEDHVHFLVQSVPTYSVTKIVTTIKSVTARQIFRQCPQVKKQLWGGEFWTDGYFTSTVGKHGNENMIGKYVKNQGKEYQKLHEDHQLAFF; this is encoded by the coding sequence ATGAGCAAATATATACATAAAAGTCATAATGTTACGGTACTGCTGTATCACATGGTATTTCCAGCAAAATATCGCCGAGCAGTGTTTGACGTATCAGTTGATCAAGTATTACGAGAAATATGTTTAGAGATAGAAAAGAGATATCAAATAAAATTTTTAGAAATAGGGGTTGATGAAGATCATGTCCATTTTTTGGTACAATCTGTACCAACCTATAGCGTAACAAAAATAGTAACAACAATTAAAAGTGTTACAGCTCGTCAAATATTTAGACAGTGTCCACAGGTAAAGAAACAATTATGGGGTGGAGAATTTTGGACTGATGGATATTTTACGAGTACGGTAGGTAAGCATGGAAATGAGAATATGATAGGAAAATACGTAAAAAACCAAGGCAAGGAATATCAGAAACTGCATGAGGATCATCAGCTAGCTTTCTTCTAA
- a CDS encoding IS30 family transposase: MMNRKYRHLSREERYEIKRMYDLGVSINKIAQHLTRSKSTISMELKRNKVKDKYMPCVAQEKYENRMYQQELLKIEKNPMLLDYIKNAMIRKKWSPDAIAGKLKLDKNTALCISTESIYRFVYTSAVAAKLKLYSYLPSKRYKRQERGKRRQRIIIPQRISIHQRDAIATKKVEVGNFEADLTFHKGNQSMNIGALVDKKSQKIILVLNNSKRATTVTNGFLRKIKTLPNSVRKTITMDNGKEFVGHVAYRLSGFQTFFCDPYRPRQKALVEKMNSMIHRILPKNTDITTVTQRGLDNVAEILNNMPRKIFGYKTPNEIWAENL; the protein is encoded by the coding sequence ATGATGAACAGAAAATATAGACACTTATCTCGAGAAGAGAGATATGAGATAAAAAGAATGTATGACCTAGGAGTCAGTATTAATAAGATAGCACAACATCTTACGAGGTCTAAAAGCACTATTAGTATGGAGCTAAAAAGAAATAAGGTAAAAGATAAGTATATGCCTTGTGTTGCTCAGGAAAAATATGAAAACAGGATGTATCAGCAAGAGTTATTAAAAATAGAAAAGAACCCTATGTTGTTAGATTATATTAAAAATGCTATGATTCGCAAGAAATGGTCGCCGGATGCTATAGCCGGAAAGTTAAAACTAGACAAAAATACAGCTTTGTGTATCAGTACAGAAAGTATATATAGATTTGTTTACACTTCTGCAGTAGCAGCTAAATTAAAGTTATATAGCTATTTACCTTCTAAAAGATATAAAAGGCAAGAAAGAGGGAAGAGGCGTCAAAGGATCATTATACCACAAAGGATCTCAATACATCAGCGTGATGCAATAGCTACGAAAAAGGTAGAAGTAGGGAATTTTGAGGCAGATCTTACATTTCATAAAGGTAATCAAAGTATGAATATTGGTGCACTGGTGGATAAAAAGAGTCAAAAGATTATTTTAGTGCTGAATAACTCCAAGAGAGCTACAACAGTTACCAATGGTTTTTTAAGAAAGATAAAAACTCTTCCAAATAGTGTGAGAAAGACTATTACTATGGATAATGGCAAAGAGTTTGTGGGGCATGTTGCCTATAGACTATCTGGGTTTCAAACTTTCTTTTGTGATCCATACCGCCCTAGACAAAAAGCATTAGTGGAAAAAATGAATTCTATGATTCATAGAATTTTACCTAAAAATACAGATATTACTACCGTTACACAAAGAGGTCTTGACAATGTTGCTGAGATTTTAAATAACATGCCAAGAAAGATTTTTGGTTATAAAACCCCCAATGAAATTTGGGCAGAAAATTTATAG